A stretch of the Mycobacteroides immunogenum genome encodes the following:
- a CDS encoding nitroreductase family deazaflavin-dependent oxidoreductase produces the protein MTEGVTSDTYRELSESGVQKHNSRMIRLLRENGGKLPGVSDDEMPVLIVTITGAKSGTRRLTPLGYFAHQGRRFIVGSNGGQEQPPSWIFNVRANPEVTVEVVPDVYNAVARELDSEERDDMFPALVAKYGFFGDYQSRISRVIPMFELVPR, from the coding sequence ATGACCGAAGGAGTGACCTCGGATACCTACCGAGAGCTATCTGAAAGCGGTGTACAAAAGCACAATAGCCGGATGATTCGGCTGCTCCGCGAGAACGGTGGCAAGCTGCCGGGAGTTTCCGATGACGAGATGCCGGTACTCATCGTGACGATCACCGGCGCGAAATCGGGCACGCGGCGGCTGACACCCCTGGGGTATTTCGCGCATCAGGGGCGCCGGTTCATCGTGGGCTCCAACGGCGGACAAGAGCAGCCGCCATCGTGGATCTTCAACGTGCGCGCAAACCCCGAGGTGACGGTGGAGGTGGTGCCGGATGTCTACAATGCCGTTGCGCGCGAGCTGGATTCGGAAGAGCGCGACGACATGTTCCCGGCGCTGGTGGCTAAGTATGGGTTCTTCGGCGACTATCAGTCGCGGATCAGCAGGGTGATCCCGATGTTTGAACTCGTGCCACGCTAG
- a CDS encoding MBL fold metallo-hydrolase, with product MRVTSVGHAGFFIETAAGSILCDPWVNPAYFASWFPFPDNSTLDWDRLGNCDYLYVSHLHKDHYDPQNLTEHVNKDAVVLLPDYPVPDLRRELERLGFHTFVDTEDSVKHRVSGPKGDLDVMIVALRAPADGPIGDSGLVVSDGTTTVFNMNDARPVDLDVLAEEFGHIDVHMLQYSGAIWYPMVYDMPARAKEAFGTQKRQRQMDRCRQYIAQVGATWVIPSAGPPCFLDAELRDLNDDHGDPANIFPDQLVFLDQMRQHGHDKGLLMIPGTVADFTASELNSLEHPVSTAEAEHIFGAGKAAYIEAYAQRMAPVLAAEKAAWAASEGEPLLGPLRAKFEPIMAQTDQICDGIGYPVELRLGSETVVLDFPKRIVREPIPNEKYRYGFAIAPELVRTVLRDDEPDWVNTIFLSTRFKAWRVGGYNEYLYTFFKCLTDERIAYADGWFAEAHDDSASITLDGWEIQRRCPHLKADLSKFGVVEGNKLTCNLHGWDWNLETGRCLTSKGHELRSRRLD from the coding sequence ATGCGAGTCACCAGTGTCGGCCATGCCGGATTCTTCATCGAGACGGCGGCAGGCAGCATCCTCTGCGACCCCTGGGTCAACCCCGCGTACTTCGCTTCGTGGTTCCCGTTCCCCGATAACAGCACCTTGGACTGGGACCGGCTGGGCAACTGCGATTACCTCTACGTCTCGCATCTACACAAAGATCACTACGACCCGCAGAACCTCACCGAGCACGTCAACAAGGACGCGGTGGTGCTGCTACCCGACTATCCGGTACCGGATCTGCGCCGTGAGCTGGAGCGACTGGGATTCCACACCTTCGTGGATACCGAGGACTCGGTGAAGCACCGGGTGAGCGGCCCCAAGGGCGATCTGGACGTCATGATCGTCGCGCTGCGGGCCCCCGCCGACGGGCCCATCGGCGATTCCGGCCTCGTGGTCTCCGACGGCACCACGACGGTTTTCAACATGAACGACGCCCGCCCTGTCGACCTGGACGTGTTGGCCGAGGAATTCGGCCATATCGATGTGCACATGCTGCAGTACTCGGGCGCCATCTGGTACCCGATGGTCTATGACATGCCCGCCCGCGCCAAAGAGGCCTTCGGCACACAGAAGCGCCAGCGTCAGATGGACCGCTGCCGTCAGTACATCGCACAGGTGGGCGCCACCTGGGTCATCCCATCGGCGGGGCCGCCGTGCTTCCTGGACGCCGAGCTACGCGACCTCAACGACGACCACGGCGACCCGGCCAATATCTTCCCCGACCAGCTGGTGTTCCTGGACCAGATGCGTCAGCACGGCCACGACAAGGGCCTGCTGATGATCCCCGGCACCGTCGCCGATTTCACTGCCTCAGAATTGAATTCGTTGGAGCATCCGGTCTCTACCGCAGAGGCTGAGCACATCTTCGGGGCCGGCAAGGCCGCTTACATCGAGGCCTACGCCCAGCGGATGGCACCCGTGCTGGCCGCCGAGAAGGCCGCTTGGGCAGCCTCGGAAGGTGAGCCGCTACTGGGACCGCTGCGCGCCAAGTTTGAACCGATCATGGCGCAGACCGACCAGATCTGCGATGGCATCGGCTACCCCGTGGAGCTTCGCCTCGGCAGCGAAACCGTGGTCCTGGACTTTCCGAAACGGATTGTGCGCGAGCCTATCCCCAACGAGAAGTACCGCTACGGCTTTGCGATCGCACCCGAGCTGGTACGCACCGTGCTACGTGACGACGAGCCCGACTGGGTGAACACCATCTTCCTGTCCACCCGATTCAAGGCGTGGCGCGTGGGCGGCTACAACGAGTACCTGTACACGTTCTTCAAATGCCTCACCGACGAGCGCATCGCCTACGCCGATGGCTGGTTCGCCGAGGCCCACGACGACAGCGCGTCCATCACGTTGGACGGCTGGGAGATCCAGCGCCGTTGCCCGCACTTGAAGGCCGATCTGTCCAAATTCGGTGTGGTGGAAGGAAATAAGCTCACCTGTAATCTGCACGGCTGGGACTGGAACCTGGAGACCGGGCGTTGCTTGACCTCCAAGGGGCACGAACTGAGGTCCAGAAGACTCGACTAG
- a CDS encoding MarR family winged helix-turn-helix transcriptional regulator, which yields MSTTDGLTADVLTVIARLNRWVSSYADLPVPTGQARLLALVGEMENARISDLAQADHCSQPTMTVQLKRLQDVGYVERRVDSADKRAQRITLTAAGREALVAMRAQRQGVLDPWLSTLPPDEQRTLAEAAKILEGLTRRMAAQPG from the coding sequence GTGTCCACCACAGATGGCCTCACTGCCGACGTTCTTACCGTGATCGCGCGGCTCAACCGCTGGGTTTCCAGCTACGCCGACCTGCCGGTGCCTACCGGGCAGGCGCGGCTACTGGCCCTTGTCGGCGAGATGGAGAACGCACGAATCTCAGATCTGGCGCAGGCCGACCACTGCAGTCAGCCCACGATGACGGTGCAGCTGAAACGGCTGCAAGATGTCGGGTACGTGGAGCGCCGTGTCGATTCCGCCGATAAGCGAGCGCAGCGGATCACGTTGACGGCAGCGGGCCGGGAGGCGCTCGTCGCCATGCGCGCTCAGCGCCAGGGTGTGCTCGATCCCTGGTTGAGCACGTTGCCGCCGGATGAGCAGCGCACGCTTGCCGAGGCCGCGAAGATTCTGGAGGGCCTCACCCGCCGGATGGCGGCTCAGCCGGGCTAG
- a CDS encoding AAA family ATPase, giving the protein MILRQIAVNREKQPDAWYLEIPAIAQIATEPLHLTTGVTVIVGENGSGKSTFLEALATSWRWKLPAAVKHWGARPSGEDTDLHWTFTLDAEHPRPNGGCFLRAEAMHQLFAAVDGHTPEQVFRGRLNERSHGESFLAFLAERDMERGLFILDEPEAALSFTSSLQLMAMLDGVVAAGSQVIMATHSPVLAAFPGATILEFSEDGVQQRDWEELEMVGHWQRFLTDPRAYLRHLFAAE; this is encoded by the coding sequence GTGATCCTGCGCCAGATCGCGGTCAATCGTGAGAAGCAGCCGGATGCGTGGTACCTGGAGATTCCGGCCATTGCCCAGATCGCGACCGAGCCGCTGCACTTGACCACCGGGGTCACCGTGATCGTCGGCGAGAACGGGTCGGGCAAGTCCACTTTCCTGGAGGCGCTGGCGACGTCCTGGCGCTGGAAACTGCCCGCCGCCGTCAAACATTGGGGCGCACGCCCCAGCGGTGAAGATACCGACCTGCACTGGACCTTTACCCTCGACGCCGAGCATCCACGGCCCAACGGAGGGTGCTTCCTGCGCGCCGAAGCCATGCATCAGCTGTTCGCCGCCGTCGACGGGCACACCCCGGAGCAGGTCTTCCGCGGCCGGCTCAACGAGCGCTCGCACGGCGAGTCATTTCTGGCCTTCTTGGCCGAACGGGACATGGAGCGCGGCCTGTTCATTCTCGACGAGCCCGAGGCCGCGCTTTCCTTCACCTCATCGCTACAGCTCATGGCGATGCTCGACGGCGTGGTGGCTGCCGGATCGCAGGTCATCATGGCCACCCACTCCCCCGTGTTGGCCGCGTTTCCGGGCGCCACCATTCTGGAATTCAGCGAAGATGGTGTGCAGCAACGCGATTGGGAAGAGCTGGAGATGGTCGGACACTGGCAGCGCTTCCTGACCGATCCGCGTGCCTATCTGCGGCATCTATTCGCCGCCGAGTGA
- a CDS encoding NAD(P)H-dependent flavin oxidoreductase encodes MTLKTRLTDRFGLEHPVVLAPMDDVADARLASAVSAAGGLGLLGGGYTDEAWVRQQFDRATAAVGCGFITWTLPGNERVLDHALERGPAAIFLSFGDPAPYAATIRAAGVPLICQVHNIPQAARAIEVGADVIVAQGGEAGGHGEGRRSTFTLVPEVVDLVADTAPEVLVLAAGGVTDGRTLAASLALGADGVLVGTRFWASREAAISRAAQQYALGVGGDETIRQHVYDIVRGKDWPRAYSGRVLRNDFVERWHDRETELAHDLDRARSEYRAGVAAEDFSVANLIVGEGIGRIRDIESAAEIVQSMVAQAAAINPTSRS; translated from the coding sequence ATGACCCTGAAAACACGGCTGACAGACCGCTTCGGCCTTGAGCACCCGGTGGTGCTCGCGCCGATGGATGACGTTGCCGATGCGCGCCTCGCGAGTGCCGTCAGCGCTGCCGGTGGACTCGGCCTGCTCGGTGGCGGTTACACCGACGAGGCCTGGGTGCGTCAACAATTCGACCGCGCCACCGCCGCGGTGGGATGCGGATTCATCACCTGGACCCTGCCAGGAAACGAGCGCGTGCTGGACCACGCCCTGGAACGGGGGCCGGCCGCTATCTTCCTGTCGTTCGGCGATCCCGCGCCCTACGCAGCCACCATCCGGGCCGCCGGTGTCCCGCTGATCTGTCAGGTGCACAACATCCCCCAGGCTGCGCGGGCCATCGAGGTGGGTGCGGATGTCATCGTCGCCCAAGGAGGAGAAGCGGGCGGACACGGCGAAGGGCGCCGCTCGACGTTCACCCTGGTGCCAGAGGTTGTGGACCTGGTCGCGGATACAGCGCCCGAGGTGCTGGTGTTGGCGGCCGGCGGGGTGACCGATGGCCGCACACTGGCGGCCTCGCTCGCGCTGGGCGCCGACGGGGTGCTGGTGGGTACCCGGTTCTGGGCGTCGCGGGAAGCGGCGATTTCCCGGGCCGCTCAGCAGTACGCCCTCGGGGTGGGCGGTGACGAGACCATCCGTCAGCACGTCTATGACATTGTGCGCGGCAAGGATTGGCCCCGTGCCTACAGCGGCCGGGTGCTGCGCAACGACTTCGTCGAGAGATGGCATGACCGCGAGACGGAGCTCGCCCACGACCTGGACCGGGCCCGATCGGAATACCGGGCCGGTGTGGCCGCCGAGGATTTCAGCGTCGCGAATCTGATTGTCGGAGAAGGCATAGGCCGTATTCGGGATATCGAGAGCGCAGCTGAGATCGTCCAATCCATGGTGGCACAGGCCGCCGCGATCAATCCGACATCAAGGAGTTGA
- a CDS encoding tautomerase family protein, whose protein sequence is MPLVRIDLTADRSLAQRRAIADAVHDALVAVLKIPARDRFQIITAHDAADIIAEDAGLGFERSGSVVIVHIFTQAGRTTQTKQRIFAELADRLAAVEVDGADLFLAISENRAQDWSFGFGRAQYVTGELAVPAASA, encoded by the coding sequence ATGCCACTGGTACGCATCGACCTCACCGCGGACCGGTCCCTGGCGCAGCGGCGCGCTATCGCGGACGCCGTGCACGACGCTCTGGTCGCGGTCTTGAAAATCCCGGCACGCGACCGATTTCAGATCATCACGGCACATGATGCCGCCGACATCATCGCCGAAGACGCGGGGTTGGGGTTTGAGCGATCAGGCAGCGTGGTGATCGTGCACATCTTCACCCAGGCCGGGCGCACAACGCAGACCAAACAGCGGATCTTCGCCGAACTCGCGGACAGACTTGCCGCCGTCGAGGTGGATGGCGCCGATCTGTTCCTCGCGATCAGCGAAAACAGGGCACAGGATTGGTCTTTCGGCTTCGGTAGAGCCCAGTACGTCACCGGTGAGCTGGCGGTCCCCGCCGCGAGTGCATGA
- a CDS encoding LysR family transcriptional regulator, with the protein MELSDITHFLAVAEAGGISHAAKQLHTVQSNVSTHIKALEDELGVELFRRHARGMALTNAGEAFLPYAERVTALLREASQVVGDEAEPTGTLAIGSMETTAGLRLPGVLAAYAAACPRVDFTLTTGTTAELIEMVVEHRLDGAFVCGPIQNQVLTTDLAFVEELVLVTAQRHTDPRDVFGSPARMLVFRNGCSYRARLHEIFAEQGSTDPQVLEFGSLEGILGCVAADMGATLLPVGVVTASQRASLLRMHPLPALRSRVETVFVRRADSALSPAMSQFLRQLRRADTPVMLRSVAP; encoded by the coding sequence ATGGAGCTCAGTGACATCACGCACTTCCTCGCGGTCGCCGAGGCCGGGGGTATCTCGCATGCGGCCAAACAGCTGCACACCGTGCAATCCAACGTCAGCACACACATCAAGGCGCTGGAGGACGAGCTCGGTGTGGAGCTGTTTCGGCGACATGCCCGGGGCATGGCCCTGACCAACGCGGGTGAGGCGTTCCTGCCGTATGCGGAACGCGTCACGGCGCTGTTGAGAGAGGCCAGCCAGGTGGTCGGTGATGAGGCCGAACCCACCGGGACACTGGCGATCGGATCAATGGAGACCACGGCCGGCCTGCGCCTGCCGGGTGTCTTGGCGGCATACGCGGCGGCCTGCCCGCGAGTGGATTTCACGCTCACCACGGGCACTACGGCCGAGTTGATCGAGATGGTAGTAGAGCACCGCCTGGACGGTGCTTTTGTCTGCGGACCCATACAGAACCAGGTGTTGACAACGGATTTGGCCTTCGTGGAAGAACTGGTCCTGGTTACTGCCCAGCGGCACACGGACCCGCGCGATGTCTTCGGCTCGCCGGCCAGAATGCTCGTCTTCCGCAACGGCTGTTCGTACCGGGCCCGGTTACACGAGATCTTCGCCGAACAGGGCAGTACGGATCCTCAGGTCCTTGAGTTCGGCAGCCTCGAAGGAATTCTGGGCTGCGTCGCTGCCGATATGGGCGCGACCTTACTTCCCGTTGGGGTGGTCACCGCCTCACAGCGGGCCTCGCTGCTGCGCATGCATCCGTTGCCCGCGTTGCGATCCCGAGTGGAAACGGTGTTTGTTCGCCGCGCTGATAGCGCGCTTTCACCGGCGATGTCGCAGTTCTTGCGTCAGCTGCGGCGCGCCGATACCCCGGTCATGTTGCGATCGGTGGCGCCGTGA
- a CDS encoding CHAP domain-containing protein, producing MRATTRRALLLVALVVTLVVVAGGALGFYRSRTSAPEFPVVDTAALSPGRAAVVRILGEEYATQAGMSKYSEGNDEPWCADFTSWVMRASGKPFSNPNSGHWRIPGVLTLTAYLKDEGRYEAPGYAPKPGDMVLYDEPSPKGQHVNIVLINDNGTLTTVGGGEGRGVGLSTYVAADDSGITGYGRYE from the coding sequence ATGCGTGCAACGACCCGCCGTGCCCTGCTACTGGTCGCCCTTGTCGTGACCCTGGTCGTGGTGGCCGGTGGCGCCCTCGGCTTCTACCGTTCTCGCACCTCAGCACCGGAATTTCCCGTCGTCGACACCGCGGCATTGTCCCCGGGGCGTGCCGCGGTGGTGCGTATCCTCGGGGAGGAGTACGCCACCCAGGCCGGGATGTCGAAGTACTCCGAGGGCAACGACGAGCCGTGGTGCGCGGACTTCACCAGCTGGGTGATGCGCGCGTCGGGCAAGCCGTTCTCCAACCCCAACTCCGGACACTGGCGCATCCCCGGCGTGCTGACGTTGACCGCGTATCTCAAGGATGAGGGCCGCTACGAGGCTCCCGGCTACGCGCCAAAACCCGGCGACATGGTGCTGTACGACGAGCCGAGCCCCAAGGGACAGCACGTCAACATCGTGCTCATCAACGACAACGGCACCCTCACCACCGTCGGCGGCGGCGAGGGGCGGGGCGTGGGCCTGTCGACCTACGTGGCCGCCGACGATTCGGGTATCACCGGGTACGGGCGCTACGAGTAA